The genomic DNA AAACAAACTGGGTAAAAATGAACATGTGTTTGTTGTTAAAATTGAAGGAAGTATTGTTATGCGGtgaatttataataataaataattgtAAAATTCACCTCCCTCTGATTGGTTAGTTCAATCTCACACGGATCGCCAtgctaccaccatcatccattgatCAAAACCCATCCAACGGCCACAATCCCCACCCATCAATCAAACCAAACAATTCACTATATAAACCCCACACCCACTTCTCTCCTTTACCATAACTTACAAACTCCGACCGGTTTCTCCTTCCCATCTGTGTATTTTCATCTCAGTCATTTCCAAAGGTTGCAATGGAGTCCAAAAAGGGTGCCGGTGGCAGAAAGGCTGGTGGTCCTAAGAAGAAGCCGGTTTCCCGGTCCGTCAAAGCGGGTCTCCAGTTCCCTGTTGGCAGGCTCGGTCGTTACCTCAAAAAAGGCCGCTATGCAAAGCGCGTAGGAACCGGTGCTCCGGTCTACCTTGCCGCCGTTCTCGAGTACCTTGCCGCTGAggtaaaaacaataaaaaatctATTTTCTTTTATTGATGCTATGATAAGGGAACATgtttataatatttatttttgaaattgaaaataggTTTTGGAGTTGGCGGGAAATGCAGCAAGGGACAACAAGAAGAACAGGATTATTCCGAGACATGTTTTGTTGGCAGTGAGGAATGATGAAGAGCTTGGAAAGCTTCTAGCGGGTGTGACGATTGCTCACGGTGGTGTTCTTCCCAATATTAACCCGGTTCTTTTGCCTAAGAAGGCTGCTGCAAAGGAGGCTGCAAAAGTGACTAAATCACCAAAGAAAGCCTAGTGTTTGTGGTTCAACTGTTCTAGAATTTTGGGTTTTTGTGTAATTAGGAAACACAATTTGATGGATGGTTTATTTTAGGTTGATGTAATGTAACGAAATGAAATGAAATGGCAACTTTATCAAATCTATTCTCAGTTATCAATTTGAATGATATTATAAAATGAACTTATGAGTAAATTATGCGTCCTCTTTTTATGACTATGGTTTGAACGCCTAATGAGGCAAACAAATATCAATATATCATGTTGATAATTGGGCTAATCGGTTCATAAATCCATCTATCTTCGAGTTTGACTCTCAATGAAAGCACCAATGTTGCGAATCATTAATGAATCACGATAACGACTACTTGAATCGGAATGATAGGCTGAGTTTCTATTACTTACTGAAATGTTGTAGCTGCTAGCTGAAACAATACTCAAAATAGTGGAATGGGTTGATCATTGTTGCCTATCAATTCTTTTTGTACTTTGTTGGTAAACCTAACACTTGGATTTAACACAAAATTCATTCAAATAAGTAACATCAACACTTGGATCATTTTAATATCAGAAAGTCTGCAGAAACAtaagggtggagggtatggtCAATCACCCTATGGTGTTTGAGTGAAATCGTACCCAATAATATTATGCAATGTCAACTCACCATtccactccccattttgcactcaatcagggGGTATGGTCAATCATTCTAGAGTGTTTGAgtaggttaaaaataaaaaaattatgattGGCTAAAAGAGGTTGGGACCCACCATTTTCTCAATCACTCTCTCTCCCCCATTTTCGGTAAACACTTACCGATTTCCACACTCTCTCTCCAACTCACCAAACACTCTCCTTCACTCGATAtagtcaccgatcggtgacctCAAGTCAAACACCCAAGTCCCCGCTACTATACCCTGTACCCTAAATAGAATATACTAGTCAAAAGTTCAAAGTTGAGCATGCAAATTCCCATTAAAGAATAGGAAGACATGCGAAAATCTTCATCAATTTATTATCCAAACATTAAGTTTCTATATCGCCATTAAATCATAATCCCATACAAAGGCATGCTAAGTGTTAATACGCATAATTCGAGTATCCAGTTCGAATAGAAATAGTAAGAATGGGTTCACAATTCAATAACAATTAAGTTGTTAATTGCCACACCAGCCGATAGTCTTGTTTGTTCTGAAACCGAATTCAGAAGACTGTTGTGATTCGGGTTGAGGAGGAGGCCTATACTCTTTTGGCTTTGCGGGATCAACAAAAATAACCCATCCGTCTAAGAACTTTGCATTCATTCCTTCACGAGCCTTTTCAGCTTCTTCTATTGATGCGTATGTGACAAACGCAAACCCCTTTGATCTTTGAGTGGCTCTATCCATGATCACTTTTGCTGCAAAGTTAAAAAAGATGAGCATAGTTAGCAAATTAAAACACAACATTCTAACGAAAATAACTCATCGGTTCTGTTCCACTTAGGTCATTCAGTAACGCGATGCTCGGTTGAGACGTTGACGTGTCGGTAACCTAATGACGTGCCAACATCCTAACCAATCAGGCTACCAAAGAACCTAAGTGGAACAAAAAGCTATCTTTCAATGACCCATTTGGTATTTTAATTAGTACATCGGCTAATGTGGAACAAATGAAAAAGTATGTTGTTACTTTATGTAATTAACCAGCATAACTGTATGGGTGACGGTCaattaagaaagtacaaagaaGTGTGCATATTTTATTTACCCTCAACAAGCTGGCCGAAAGGAGCAAATGCTTCTTTAAGTTTCTCATCAGTAGTATTTCTGTTTAGGCCTGCAAATGATGTTCAGAAAGTCATAATCcaatgaaaattgaaaagtttttaaaaaatatttaggTCCAAAAGGTAAATGTTGACATGATGCAATCATGATCCTAAATCCTTGCATATCAGTCCAAACTTTATGTAGAGAACTGCAAGAGCCGCCTAATGCATTT from Helianthus annuus cultivar XRQ/B chromosome 7, HanXRQr2.0-SUNRISE, whole genome shotgun sequence includes the following:
- the LOC110868406 gene encoding probable histone H2A.5, which encodes MESKKGAGGRKAGGPKKKPVSRSVKAGLQFPVGRLGRYLKKGRYAKRVGTGAPVYLAAVLEYLAAEVLELAGNAARDNKKNRIIPRHVLLAVRNDEELGKLLAGVTIAHGGVLPNINPVLLPKKAAAKEAAKVTKSPKKA
- the LOC110868407 gene encoding organelle RRM domain-containing protein 2, mitochondrial, whose amino-acid sequence is MAFSGAFRRVLNGSSSIMTSHFASARFSSTLTAPKLFISGLNRNTTDEKLKEAFAPFGQLVEAKVIMDRATQRSKGFAFVTYASIEEAEKAREGMNAKFLDGWVIFVDPAKPKEYRPPPQPESQQSSEFGFRTNKTIGWCGN